TCTACCTGACCCCTCCTAAAAAGACCAATCCTGAAATCAGGAAAAAGATCATGGATGAGTTCATGTACCACCTGGCTCTTCTTCTCCCCGAGGAACTTCGAGGGGTCTATGGGGACCTCTCCCTGGCAACACAGGAATACCTGGACATCCGGTCAGAACCCGTTCCGGAGTAGGGGGAGATGTATTAAGAGTAGAAAGGACTATTTTTGCACCTAAGGCTCTACCAGAGCCTATAAAATATGTCTTTTCCCTTTTCGATAATCCTGAATGCTCTCAGAGGAGAATCAGGGATAGAATCAGCACAACAGCAATGGTGACCAATCCTTGAATCAATGTGGCCATGGTCATAGTTTTGTATGCTGTTTTAATATCCATACCGGTAAACTGGGCGACGACCCAAAAATAAGAATCATTGGCATGTGACACAATCATGGCTCCGGCACCGATACTCATGACCGTCAGTATGGAGCCTATGGGGCTGTTCAGCCCAAGAGAACTGAGAAGGGGAGCCATTAAAGCTGAGGTTGTCACAAGGGCTGTAGTCGAGGAGCCTTGAGCTGTTTTAAGAGCGGCTGCAATAAAAAAGGGCACTAAAATACCTATATTCCATCCACTCATGGATGCTCCCAGAAATGAGGCTATTGATGTTGCTTTTATCATGGCCCCGAATGCACCACCGGCTCCCGTAATCAGAATAAAGGGACCGGCCGTTTTGATGCC
The Oceanispirochaeta sp. DNA segment above includes these coding regions:
- a CDS encoding GntP family permease; this encodes SLPGLAQGPKMIIYFISFIGKPVTALLVGFLFALKLAPKMNEYVLMRWVGEGIKTAGPFILITGAGGAFGAMIKATSIASFLGASMSGWNIGILVPFFIAAALKTAQGSSTTALVTTSALMAPLLSSLGLNSPIGSILTVMSIGAGAMIVSHANDSYFWVVAQFTGMDIKTAYKTMTMATLIQGLVTIAVVLILSLILL